From one Phytohabitans houttuyneae genomic stretch:
- a CDS encoding type I polyketide synthase, with amino-acid sequence MTAGLSRADMERMARSGMPPLTTEQGLALFDAAVQAGAASVVAIRLTGGSGPARPEQVPPLMRALVRAGRRTAASGSGGGALAQQLAGLTEAERHRSLTDLVRAEAATVLGFGSADEVAADREFRQLGFDSLTAVELRNRLSAASGLTLPATLTFDYPTPTAVAKHLADELLGGAAVEAEVLPAAVTDEPVAIVGMACRFPGGISTPEDLWRLLADGRDAIGDFPTDRGWDLDALAGDGPGRSATLQGGFLHDAADFDPAFFGISPREAVAMDPQQRLLLETTWEALERTGIDPLALRGSRTGVFVGTNGQDYVHLVLASNEDMEGHAGTGLAASVISGRLSYTFGLEGPAMTVDTACSSSLVALHLAAQALRGGECSLALAGGATVMTTSASFAGFTRQGGLAPDGRCKAFSDDADGTAWSEGVGMLVLERLSDAERNGHPILAVVRGSAVNQDGASNGLTAPNGPSQQRVIRQALASGGLSPADVDAVDAHGTGTTLGDPIEAQALLATYGRDRQRPLLLGAVKSNLGHTQAAAGVAGVIKMVQSMRHGILPKTLHVGAPSSHVDWSAGAVELLTEQAVWPEVDRPRRAGVSSFGISGTNAHVILEQPAPAASVVVPDPVVVPWPVSAKSEVALDVQVERLHTLDGPRAAVGRALVDRSVFEHRAVLLATGDGVTEVARGVARPGRLAVLFSGQGSQRLGMGRDLYARYPVFATALDEVLAHLDPGLREVMWGDDPEALNQTGNTQPALFAVEVALYRLVESFGVTPDQVAGHSIGEVTAAHIAGVLSLADACHLVTARADLMQALPAGGAMVALRAAEDEVLPLLTPGVSIAAVNGPTAIVIAGHEDEVEAVAAQFTRTTRLRVSHAFHSPLMDPMLDTFQTAIAGLTFNQPRIPIAAAGDVTNPDYWVRHVRDTVRFADNVATLHDATLLEIGPDGVLAAMTGTAIPTLRKDRDEQTAFLTALARLHTTGTTIDWTPTLTDTDKADLPTYPFQHERYWPSGLGMGITDASGLGQASLGHPLLGAAVELAGGEDVVFTGRLSLATHSWLADHRPGGVALVPSAALAELAIRAGDEVGCDRIEELTLTEPLALDERDAVTIQVRVGPPGDGGRRELSIHSRPLQAPDRDWTSHVTGALTAAAQMSTFDSATWPPAGAEAIDLDGFYDDGEYGPAFQGLRGAWRAGSEVFAEVALPDEAGDRRGYGIHPALLDAAMHTVTASGLLPADWRGLSLHASEAATLRVRLAPAGTDTMSLTAVDAEGIPVLSAEAVTLRAPALSERAAHHPLFHVEWVPAELAPAAEVEVTVVPVAGADVHAVTAEALRVIQEALDGSEHLVFVTQGAVSGESPAAAAVWGLVRSAQAEHPGRFLLVDAAVEPESSVVSALFAAGETQAVVRDGVVLVARLALLDAEPAARDWDPDRTVLITGGTGGLGAALARHLVARGMRRLLLVSRRGPDAPGAADLREELTALGAHVTIKAADVANRDALTAAIAGHDLTAVVHTAGVLDDGVVSSLDPGRLSTVLRPKADAAWHLHELTRGSDLAGFVLYASVSGVMGSPGQGNYAAANAYLDGLAAHRRSLGLPAVSIAWGPWAQDSGMTAGLSQADMERMARSGMPPLTTEQGLALFDAAVQAGAASVVAIRLTGGSGPARPEQVPPLMRALVRMGRRTASSGTGGDALARKLAGLGEDERQKALTELVRVEVATVLGFGSPDGVAADREFRQLGFDSLTAVELRNRLSAASGLTLPATLTFDYPTPTAVAKHLATEIAGGDAPAGPSLLAELDRFEAVAAASEPDDVTRAGVTARLRQLLAQWGGPTVEDSVAERINAASADEVFAFIDNELGRSKDR; translated from the coding sequence ATGACCGCCGGGCTCAGCCGGGCCGATATGGAGCGGATGGCACGCTCGGGGATGCCGCCGTTGACGACCGAGCAGGGTTTGGCGCTCTTCGACGCGGCGGTCCAGGCCGGTGCCGCTTCGGTGGTGGCGATCCGGTTGACGGGCGGGTCAGGACCGGCCCGGCCCGAGCAGGTGCCACCGCTCATGCGCGCACTCGTCCGGGCAGGCCGGCGCACCGCCGCGTCGGGTAGTGGTGGCGGCGCGCTGGCACAGCAGCTCGCCGGGCTCACCGAGGCGGAGCGGCACCGGAGCCTCACCGACCTCGTCCGGGCCGAGGCGGCGACCGTGCTCGGCTTCGGATCGGCGGACGAGGTGGCCGCTGACCGGGAGTTCCGGCAGCTGGGTTTTGACTCGCTGACCGCTGTCGAGCTGCGCAACCGGCTCTCCGCCGCCAGCGGACTCACCCTGCCCGCCACCCTCACCTTCGACTACCCCACCCCGACCGCCGTCGCCAAGCACCTCGCCGACGAGCTGCTCGGCGGTGCCGCCGTCGAGGCGGAGGTCCTGCCGGCCGCGGTTACCGACGAGCCGGTCGCCATCGTCGGCATGGCCTGCCGCTTCCCCGGCGGGATCAGCACACCGGAAGACTTGTGGCGACTGCTCGCCGACGGGCGCGACGCGATCGGCGACTTCCCGACCGACCGGGGCTGGGACCTCGACGCGCTCGCCGGCGACGGGCCCGGCCGCAGCGCCACTCTCCAGGGTGGATTCCTCCACGACGCCGCCGACTTCGACCCCGCGTTCTTCGGCATCTCCCCGCGCGAGGCCGTCGCGATGGACCCGCAGCAGCGGCTGCTGCTGGAGACGACGTGGGAAGCGCTCGAACGCACCGGCATCGACCCGCTCGCCCTGCGCGGCAGCCGCACCGGCGTCTTCGTCGGCACCAACGGCCAGGACTACGTCCACCTCGTGCTGGCGTCCAACGAGGACATGGAGGGCCACGCGGGCACCGGCTTGGCCGCGAGCGTCATCTCTGGCCGGCTGTCGTACACGTTCGGTCTCGAAGGCCCGGCCATGACCGTCGACACCGCCTGCTCCTCCTCGCTCGTGGCGCTCCACCTCGCCGCCCAGGCGCTGCGCGGCGGCGAATGCTCGCTCGCGCTCGCCGGCGGAGCCACCGTGATGACGACCTCCGCGAGCTTCGCCGGCTTCACCCGGCAGGGCGGCCTCGCACCGGACGGACGCTGCAAGGCGTTCTCCGACGACGCCGACGGCACGGCCTGGTCCGAGGGCGTGGGCATGCTGGTGCTGGAGCGGCTCTCGGACGCCGAGCGCAACGGCCATCCGATCCTCGCCGTCGTGCGGGGCAGTGCGGTGAACCAGGATGGTGCCTCCAACGGCCTGACGGCTCCGAACGGCCCGTCCCAGCAGCGGGTCATCCGCCAGGCCCTGGCCAGTGGTGGCCTGTCACCGGCCGATGTGGACGCGGTCGACGCGCACGGTACCGGCACCACGCTCGGCGACCCGATCGAGGCGCAGGCGCTGCTCGCCACCTACGGCCGTGACCGGCAGCGGCCGCTGCTGCTCGGCGCGGTGAAGTCGAACCTTGGCCACACCCAGGCCGCAGCCGGCGTCGCCGGGGTCATCAAGATGGTCCAGTCGATGCGGCACGGCATCCTGCCGAAGACGTTGCACGTGGGCGCGCCGTCGTCTCATGTGGACTGGTCTGCGGGTGCGGTCGAGTTGCTGACTGAGCAGGCAGTATGGCCGGAAGTCGATCGTCCGCGTCGGGCGGGTGTGTCGTCGTTCGGGATCAGCGGCACGAACGCTCATGTGATCTTGGAGCAGCCGGCCCCGGCCGCGAGTGTTGTGGTGCCGGATCCGGTGGTGGTGCCGTGGCCGGTCTCGGCCAAGTCCGAGGTCGCCCTCGATGTTCAGGTCGAACGCCTGCACACTCTCGACGGGCCGCGGGCCGCGGTGGGTCGGGCGTTGGTAGACCGGTCGGTGTTCGAGCATCGGGCGGTGCTGCTGGCCACCGGTGATGGTGTCACCGAGGTGGCCCGCGGCGTGGCCAGGCCGGGGCGGCTGGCGGTGCTCTTCTCCGGTCAAGGCTCGCAGCGGCTGGGCATGGGCCGCGACCTGTATGCCCGCTACCCGGTGTTCGCGACCGCGTTGGATGAGGTGTTGGCGCATCTGGATCCGGGGTTGCGGGAGGTCATGTGGGGTGATGACCCGGAGGCGTTGAACCAGACCGGTAACACCCAGCCGGCACTGTTCGCGGTCGAGGTCGCCCTCTACCGGCTTGTCGAGTCGTTCGGCGTCACCCCCGACCAGGTGGCCGGCCACTCCATCGGTGAGGTCACCGCCGCCCACATCGCCGGTGTGCTGTCACTGGCCGACGCCTGCCACCTCGTCACGGCGCGGGCGGACCTGATGCAGGCCCTTCCAGCGGGTGGGGCGATGGTCGCGCTGCGAGCCGCCGAAGACGAGGTCCTACCGCTGTTGACCCCGGGCGTGTCGATCGCCGCGGTCAACGGCCCCACCGCCATCGTCATCGCCGGCCACGAGGACGAGGTCGAGGCGGTCGCGGCCCAGTTCACACGGACTACCAGGCTGCGGGTCTCGCACGCCTTCCACTCCCCACTCATGGACCCCATGCTCGACACCTTCCAGACGGCCATCGCGGGACTGACGTTCAACCAGCCGCGGATCCCGATCGCCGCCGCCGGCGACGTCACCAACCCCGACTACTGGGTCCGCCACGTCAGAGACACCGTCCGCTTCGCCGACAACGTCGCCACCCTCCACGACGCCACCCTGCTGGAGATCGGACCCGACGGCGTCCTAGCCGCGATGACCGGCACCGCCATCCCCACCCTGCGCAAAGACCGCGACGAACAAACAGCCTTCCTGACCGCCCTGGCCCGACTACACACCACCGGCACCACCATCGACTGGACACCCACACTCACCGACACCGACAAAGCCGACCTACCCACCTACCCCTTCCAACACGAACGCTACTGGCCGTCCGGGCTCGGCATGGGGATCACCGACGCGTCCGGACTCGGCCAGGCTTCGCTCGGCCACCCGCTGCTCGGCGCCGCCGTCGAGCTCGCGGGCGGCGAAGACGTCGTCTTCACCGGGCGGCTGTCACTCGCCACCCACTCGTGGCTCGCCGATCACCGGCCCGGAGGCGTGGCGCTCGTACCGTCGGCCGCGCTCGCCGAGCTTGCCATCCGCGCCGGTGACGAGGTGGGCTGCGACCGGATCGAGGAGCTGACGCTCACCGAGCCGCTGGCCCTGGACGAACGGGACGCGGTGACCATCCAGGTGCGCGTCGGGCCGCCCGGCGACGGCGGACGGCGCGAGCTGAGCATCCACTCGCGGCCGCTCCAGGCACCGGACCGCGACTGGACGAGCCACGTCACGGGTGCGCTCACCGCCGCCGCACAGATGTCCACATTCGACAGTGCTACGTGGCCGCCCGCCGGCGCGGAGGCAATCGACCTCGACGGCTTCTACGACGACGGCGAGTACGGGCCCGCGTTCCAAGGCCTGCGCGGCGCGTGGCGGGCCGGCAGCGAGGTGTTCGCCGAGGTCGCCCTGCCGGACGAGGCCGGCGACCGCCGCGGGTACGGCATCCACCCGGCACTCCTCGACGCGGCGATGCACACCGTCACCGCCAGTGGCCTGCTGCCGGCGGATTGGCGCGGCCTGTCGCTGCACGCGTCCGAGGCGGCCACCCTGCGCGTCCGGCTGGCACCTGCCGGTACCGACACCATGTCGCTGACCGCGGTCGATGCCGAGGGCATCCCCGTGCTCTCGGCGGAAGCCGTCACGCTGCGGGCGCCCGCACTGTCGGAACGCGCCGCGCACCACCCGCTCTTCCACGTGGAGTGGGTGCCGGCCGAGCTGGCCCCGGCGGCCGAGGTCGAGGTGACCGTGGTGCCGGTCGCGGGTGCGGACGTGCACGCGGTCACGGCGGAGGCCTTGCGGGTCATCCAGGAGGCACTCGACGGCAGCGAGCACCTCGTCTTCGTCACCCAGGGCGCGGTCTCGGGCGAAAGCCCAGCGGCCGCGGCGGTGTGGGGTCTGGTGCGGTCGGCGCAGGCTGAGCATCCGGGTCGGTTCCTGCTGGTGGATGCGGCTGTGGAGCCCGAGTCGTCGGTGGTGTCGGCGTTGTTCGCGGCGGGGGAGACGCAGGCGGTCGTCCGGGACGGTGTGGTCCTTGTCGCGCGGCTGGCGTTGCTGGATGCCGAGCCGGCCGCGCGGGATTGGGATCCGGACCGCACGGTGCTCATCACCGGTGGGACCGGTGGTCTTGGTGCGGCGTTGGCGCGGCATCTTGTGGCGCGGGGGATGCGGCGGCTGTTGCTGGTCAGCCGCCGCGGTCCGGACGCACCGGGCGCGGCCGACCTGCGCGAGGAGCTGACCGCCCTAGGCGCCCACGTCACGATCAAAGCCGCCGACGTGGCCAACCGCGACGCCCTCACCGCCGCCATCGCCGGTCACGACCTCACCGCCGTGGTGCACACCGCTGGTGTCCTCGACGACGGCGTGGTGTCGTCGCTGGATCCGGGCCGGTTGTCCACTGTGCTGCGGCCGAAGGCGGATGCGGCGTGGCATCTGCACGAGCTGACCCGTGGCTCAGACCTGGCCGGCTTCGTGTTGTATGCCAGCGTCTCCGGCGTCATGGGCAGCCCGGGGCAGGGCAACTACGCGGCGGCGAACGCCTACCTGGACGGCCTGGCCGCGCATCGGCGCTCGCTCGGGCTCCCGGCGGTGTCGATCGCGTGGGGGCCGTGGGCGCAGGACTCCGGCATGACCGCCGGGCTCAGCCAGGCCGACATGGAGCGGATGGCACGCTCCGGCATGCCGCCGTTGACCACTGAGCAGGGTCTGGCGTTGTTCGACGCGGCCGTCCAGGCCGGTGCCGCTTCGGTCGTGGCGATCCGGTTGACCGGCGGGTCAGGACCGGCCCGGCCCGAGCAGGTGCCACCGCTCATGCGCGCACTCGTCCGCATGGGCCGGCGCACCGCGTCCTCCGGTACCGGCGGCGACGCGCTCGCCCGCAAGCTGGCCGGGCTCGGCGAAGACGAGCGGCAGAAGGCGCTCACCGAGCTGGTCCGGGTCGAGGTCGCCACCGTCCTCGGCTTCGGCTCACCCGACGGCGTGGCCGCGGACCGCGAGTTCCGGCAGCTGGGCTTCGACTCGCTGACCGCTGTCGAGCTGCGCAACCGGCTCTCCGCCGCCAGCGGACTCACCCTGCCCGCCACCCTCACCTTCGACTACCCCACCCCGACCGCCGTCGCCAAGCACCTCGCCACGGAGATCGCCGGTGGAGACGCGCCCGCTGGGCCGTCGCTCCTCGCCGAGCTCGACCGCTTCGAAGCGGTGGCCGCGGCCAGCGAGCCCGACGACGTCACACGGGCCGGTGTGACCGCCCGGCTGCGGCAGCTGCTGGCGCAGTGGGGCGGCCCCACCGTCGAGGACAGCGTGGCCGAGCGAATCAACGCGGCGAGCGCCGACGAGGTCTTCGCCTTCATCGACAACGAACTTGGCCGCTCGAAGGACCGCTGA